From Sphingobacterium bambusae:
TCAGGATAAATTGATCACCTATACCTTGCTGTCTAATCTTTTCTAAGCCCAAAAATCCGAGACCCAAAGGATCTTTTTGTATAAATCGGCTCGTAACGAAGCCAGTTGGCGACAAAAGTGTACGGTAATTCTGTGCCATGCGTACGGCGATGGAATCTGGGGAGAACCTCTTTTCCATCTCCGCATAGGCTGTGGAATCTAGAAAAAATGGCAAGTTTCGGTATACAAAGTTGTAACTGTCTTCGAGATCCTGCTGCCCTACCTGTCCAGAAATACCCTTTACAAAAACGGTATCTCTTGCTAGTGAATCGACAAAAGCCGTGGCCATCGCCGACAACCTTTGAGGCGATACAGTATCCGTTTTCTCTAAAAGTACCGTGATCTTGTCCGCGAAGTTCATCTGTTTAATGGCGCGGGAAAGCTCATCAGCATCATCGTTTTTTGGAATGATCTGTGTAATATCTTCTTCAAATCGGATCTTGCTGGCTAAAAAACCGCAGCCTACCAAAAAGGCCAGTGCGATCGAACACGATAGCAACTTGTACCGTTGCACCAACAGATAAATATGGTAGAACATTCTTTCCATTATCGTGTTGATACGCCCCTTTGCTGATTAATCTTCAAAAAAAAGTAACTGGAGAAACCAATCAACAACGACATCACAGCAGCTAAGAGCAAACTTCCGACAACATACTGCCACACATGTGATTTTATAGTATCCAACGAGATCCGGTCGAGTTCGAGCGAAGCATTGGAAGGATACAACAATCCTCCGACAAGCAGAGAGGCATAGATAACAAAAGGAATCAGTGGCGCGAAGCTGATATTGGAGAAGGCAAAAGCCAATACTTTGTTCAATCGCAAGAAAACCGCCAATGTGATGGTAAGGGCTGTCTGAAATCCCCAAACGGGGGCAATCCCCATGAATACGCCGAGTCCAATGGATAATGCTTTCTTCTCTGGAGAGTCTTCACTGCCGAGAATGTTTTGCTTAATGAAATCTACTAGATTTTTTTTTTTAAAGTTGCGAAAGAAATTGCGCGGCAAAATATAGAAGAACGTTAGCAATACCAATACCGTATTTAAAATGCTTATACGAGTAAAGTCCTTGAAAGGACGAAAATGAGATACCCGTTCCGTGGGGTCATACAGCACACGGATCGGAATATTTGCGACATGTACACCAGCCCATGCGGCGCGCACAATAATTTCTATTTCGAATTCGAACTTACGCGTATAAAACTTTTTGCCAATCGCTGCCAGCGGATACGCACGAAATCCCGATTGTGTATCGGTCAGCCTCACGCCCGTTTCAAACCAGAACCAAAAATTAGAAAACCGGTTTCCAAAGCTACTTTTACGCGGGACGGAATCATGCGTCATGTTACGACTGCCGATCAACAATACGGGCTCCGTAGATTCCGCAAGATGACGTACAAACGACGGAATATCATCCGCATAGTGCTGCCCATCGGAATCTATGGTTATGGCATAGCTGAAATTACGAGATCGGGCGCGTTTAATTCCTGCGCGGAGCGCCAATCCTTTTCCGCCGTTCTTTTCGCGCGTAATAACATCCAAGGTCGGATATCCCGCCAAAATTTGAGCGGTTCCATCTGTTGCTCCGTCATTCACCACGATAATATCCTCGGTGTAGCTTAAGACAGCATCCAAGACACGCTTTAACGTCTTCTCGTTATTATAGGTGGGAACGATCACCACAATCCCCAATCGCTTCATTTCCGCCGCAGTTGTTTGGTGCTCCATATTCCCCTTGTTTATTGGTTTAACGTACGCTGTTCTTCAGCCGTAAAAAGATGAGACTGCTTCACATAACGTTTCACTAATGATTTTACGGCCGTAGGCTGTGCCGAAGTGTTCGACAATATCATCTGCTTATCTTCGGCAATATTCATCTTGTATTTCAGTATCTTTGGCGAATTTTCCTGAATCGCCAAACGTATCAAGCGAACCTCCACTTGTTTGGGTGACAATTTGATAGCTCGCTCCAACAGGGCAATTCCTTGCGACACCATATCCTTTTTTGCCGACCGCTCGTTCAGGTAGCGCGCACGCAATGTTAGAGCCGCACCCTTATAGGCGAGCAAAACGGGATCATCTTTTTGATAGTCCTTCAACAGTTTGTAAAGACTTTCCGTCGCTTCTTTCGAAGCCTTGGCTTCTTCAAATTGCTTGCGTACGGAATCGAGCTCGATTCCCCAAGAAGAAAACAGGGTCAAAAATACAAGCAATAAACCTTTCATAACTACTTAATTTTATAGACGTTCGTCAATTTCAATGCCACAGTATCACCAAAAGTAGTCACATTTTTAACTTTAATAGTTTGTTCATCTCCAGGCTGCAACTCAAGCAGCAAGGTTAACACGGGGTTTATTTCGGGATTTATGAGCGCCATAAATTTCACATTAGACGACCGTGTCATAAAAAGGGAATGCGTAGTGATCTGCTCTGTCAAGTCTTTAACAATCTGCATCATGCATACTCCGGGAGTTACGGGGTTATCTGGAAAATGTCCTTTAAATATAGCGTGTTTTGGATTCAAGCGGATGCCAACGACATATTTGTTATCCGTTTGTTTGTCAAAATGCTCAATAGTGTAAAAATCTTTTAATAAACTCATTCTAATAGGTTATAGTACCGACTGCTTCTTGTCCAAGTTTAACTGCATCACCAGCGGATATTTTTTATGTTCTATCATTACCTTTTTTGGTAATTTACCCTGCACATCATCAAAAGAAATAAGGAACCGTTCTTTCCCACTTTTGGCGACGGCAATACGGGCAAGATGCCGCTCTTCCATGCTGTAGAAACGGTCATCAACCGTATACACCGGATAATGTTGTTTATCCATAAAAATCAATGCCTGCTGTGCATAGCGACGTTCTGTCAGTGCTCTAAATATATGTACTACCTCTTTGACCAACATTTTCTTGTTCAAATCTGCCATAGCAGTATGAAGCACATATCGATCTGGAAAAACACTCACATCCAACAAGGTTTGTCCAAAATCACTGAGTAGCGCAACACGGTGCACATCGGGTGCTACTGTGCGGATCACGAGGTTACCGTTAACATCCTTGCCAAAAGCCTGTACCTGCGAGCGGTAAACATAGGTATGCGTGCTGTCCACGTAATAGCTATTCAGTTCCTGTTGGTGCGATTCCCGAATACCTACCGCATTCGGATACTGATAGGACCGACAACTCCCAAGGAATAAGACAACAAACGTGCTATAAATTAAAAACCGAGTCATTGATCTGTGCATTAACTTTTCTATTCTTTAAAACAAATCGTGTATAGTCGTTCGAGGGTTCGACCAAGGTCACCTCTTCTACCTGCGTATCGCTGCTTGAAAAAACGAGTATAATTTCCTTGATATACTTTTTCGTATCGTTCAACTTGGGCAATAACTTCAATAAGTTGACTTCCCCTTTCTTGAAATAAGAAACCGTAAACTCTTTCTCGTCATACACCGATCCACGCATACTCGACGACACCAAACGGCTAATTTTTTCAAACTGTTTGCTATTGCCTATGTCCATGCTCGTCTTCTTCCCTTGGTCATCGATGAAAATTTTATTGTTCCGGAAAACCATTTTGTACTGAAAAGGAGCGGTGTAAGACCAGCTGAAACGATCGGGCTGTTTGAGGTATATCTTTCCCGATGAGGTTATCGGTTGCTTGACAAAACTCATATGCTTATACTGCACAAAATCGGCAGACAGCGTCTTGATCTGTGCAGATCGCTTTAGCGATTGCTGAAAGGCCGTCACTTCGCCCGTGGTCATTTTTCGTGTTTGCGCATTACTTAAAAAAGGAAGCATAAACAACAACATGTAAAGTATCTTAAGCTTCATATGCTTGCAAATTTAACAAATCATCGACAGAAACACAGACATAACCTTCAGCTTTCAACATAGGCAATATCTTCCGAAGCACGTTCACCGTCCGCTGTGTGGTGTCGTGCAACAGAATAATGTCTCCAGATTGCAGCTTCCGTAGCACCCGACGGAGGATGCGATCTTCATCTTTGATAACCGTATCCAACGAACGATTGCTCCATCCGATAGTCTGTAATCCTAGTCTTTGGACTGCCTTGGCGACCGAAGGATTAGTGACCCCAAATGGAGGACGAAAGAAAGTTGGCCGTCGGTCTACTGTCGCCGAGATGATGTTGTTGCATGTTTCCAGCTCCGCTATGACCTGCTCCGTCGATAAGAACCCAAAATTGGTAGTATGGGAAAAGGTATGATTAGCTATTGTATGTCCATCGCTAAGGATCCGATTGGCAATGTCAGGAAAATGCTGCACCTCTTTGCCAATGCAGAAAAACGTCGCCTTAAAGTCAAAGTCGCGCAGCAGATCGAGAACCGGCGGCGTAAAGACAGACGGGCCATCGTCAAATGTCAGGGCAACCTGTTTAGCCGCAGGGTTTTTCTTACGATAAAAAACCCGCAGGAAATAACCTAATCGAATATCAAATGCGCCCCAAGTAGTAAAGCCTAGAAGGATCAAAAGACTAGTTACGAAAAAGAGCCAAGAACCACTAAATATGGCATAAGCAAAAGCTAGCGCCATCAGTATAAGGTTGCAAGGCAGTACCCACTTGTGCCTTAGCATGCCTGAATTAAAATCAAGGCGTGGTCTTTCCCTTTTAGCTGGTTATATACGAGAATGGTTTGCGGTTGTTGTACAGCGTGGTTTTCTCTCCAGTGTAAGGAATTCGGAACGCGTTGGTTACGCAGTATCGAAGCAGCCACGGCAAGCCCAAAAGCCGAACAGGAATCATACTGTCCAGATAGATGTTTATAGTAAAGTGGAGAAGCATGCGGCAGAATCTCTTCTACAGTTGCGTAATAGCTATCTTCTTGCAAATCGCCATTGTAGCCCAAGAGCAACGTATCTACATCGCTAGCATGCAACGCATTGGCGGTCAAAAAGTCCCTAATAAAAGTAGAG
This genomic window contains:
- a CDS encoding DUF2062 domain-containing protein, with the protein product MEHQTTAAEMKRLGIVVIVPTYNNEKTLKRVLDAVLSYTEDIIVVNDGATDGTAQILAGYPTLDVITREKNGGKGLALRAGIKRARSRNFSYAITIDSDGQHYADDIPSFVRHLAESTEPVLLIGSRNMTHDSVPRKSSFGNRFSNFWFWFETGVRLTDTQSGFRAYPLAAIGKKFYTRKFEFEIEIIVRAAWAGVHVANIPIRVLYDPTERVSHFRPFKDFTRISILNTVLVLLTFFYILPRNFFRNFKKKNLVDFIKQNILGSEDSPEKKALSIGLGVFMGIAPVWGFQTALTITLAVFLRLNKVLAFAFSNISFAPLIPFVIYASLLVGGLLYPSNASLELDRISLDTIKSHVWQYVVGSLLLAAVMSLLIGFSSYFFLKINQQRGVSTR
- a CDS encoding LolA family protein, yielding MKLKILYMLLFMLPFLSNAQTRKMTTGEVTAFQQSLKRSAQIKTLSADFVQYKHMSFVKQPITSSGKIYLKQPDRFSWSYTAPFQYKMVFRNNKIFIDDQGKKTSMDIGNSKQFEKISRLVSSSMRGSVYDEKEFTVSYFKKGEVNLLKLLPKLNDTKKYIKEIILVFSSSDTQVEEVTLVEPSNDYTRFVLKNRKVNAQINDSVFNL
- a CDS encoding polysaccharide deacetylase family protein, with amino-acid sequence MALAFAYAIFSGSWLFFVTSLLILLGFTTWGAFDIRLGYFLRVFYRKKNPAAKQVALTFDDGPSVFTPPVLDLLRDFDFKATFFCIGKEVQHFPDIANRILSDGHTIANHTFSHTTNFGFLSTEQVIAELETCNNIISATVDRRPTFFRPPFGVTNPSVAKAVQRLGLQTIGWSNRSLDTVIKDEDRILRRVLRKLQSGDIILLHDTTQRTVNVLRKILPMLKAEGYVCVSVDDLLNLQAYEA